The genomic segment ctgccTATTagcttaagcgttttcagctatcagcttcagtgtttttagctatcaattttagcatttttattctaaagtttTATATCCAGTGCTTCCTCATTTGGGTCCTCTCTCTCTTTGGGTCAAATGCTGTTCAGCCGTTGGGGCTCTGGATGGGGACCTGCATCACCGCCTAGCTGTGGTGAGGCGGGACCCTGTCTGGGATGCTGCGTTTGGCTGGCTTTGCGGCTGTTCATTGAAAGGGAAGtcccaattattattattagtgtcCAACAACCAATTTATGTGCTCAGCCTANNNNNNNNNNNNNNNNNNNNNNNNNNNNNNNNNNNNNNNNNNNNNNNNNNNNNNNNNNNNNNNNNNNNNNNNNNNNNNNNNNNNNNNCTGTCTGTGATGCTGCATTTGGCTGTCTTTGCGGCTGTTCATTGAAAGGGAGGtcccaattattattattagtgtcCAACAACCAATTTATGTGCTCAGCCTAGTTTCCTATTGTCTATGTCTATCAGTTAGGGAGTGGGTGGTAAGAAAAGGGTGGTGGTATTGTCTGCTGGTTTGGAGCAGGGgttcttaattttaattttaattttattgcatgtttttatattacttacaatgttctgcttttcttgtaaagcactttgtgttattcctgtatatgaaaagtgctatataaataaagattgatttgatttgatttgatcttcagctatcagcactagcatcttcaatggCTActttcagctcacagcattcacacggGCATTATTGCTGgcaattctatatatctagttcataattgtgttaaaaagttacaatttcaaagtttaaaaatttagttttagagtgttcaataaatgtttatcctgtttggacACGACCTgtattggattttggccccctgtgcgactgagtttgacacccctggtctacactGTCTTCTCTTAGCCATGGCTAGGATCGGCTTtagtgaccccgaaagggatgatgggaataaaaaatggatgtttttgaAGGCTAACATCAGAAATAAACTTTCTACAGATGCTGCTTGCACAGAACACATTCTCACATAAACTGTACTAAAGTCACTATCCACTTCAGTGTAATACTATGTAAAAACACTATAACAACACACAGCTTCAGTTTGGTCAACAAATACAAGATGTTTTAATAGTCTGACTTGCTTGTTTATTAAGAGGGTCATCGATTTGGCTTTTGTAAGCCATATTTGTTCTCTGTAGCTGATTTTACACAAGAAAATGTGTGACACTAAAATCTTACTTTAGCTAATCAAGCTGACTAATTTACTTGCTTCACACTCATGTTTTTGAAGTTCCTCTGCACAATCTAACAAGCTTGTTCGTAGAAGTTGTTTGCTGTAAATGAAACCACTGGAGAAAGACTGAACTGTACTAGCAGCTTAAAACTATGTGCTCAGCTAAAAGTGCTCATGAGGAAACTCTAAATTTAACTCTTGAGTGCAACTTTACAGCCagtaaatgtgtttcatttcagtttttttccccctttgtgTTAGGAGGAGAGTGTTTTTGGCAAAGGAGACCCGGCGGGACATTTTAAGCCTGTGGTGCCGTGGCCTCACGTGGAGGGAGTGGAGGTCGACCTCAACTCCATCAGACTCAAGAATGGTGaggaacaaaagccacaaaacaTTCATCACTGAGTGTGTTTAAGTGTGAGGTTGTTGACCCCACTAGACTAATGGAGAGTTGTTGAAAGGAAGATTCCTCATGTGTATCTATTGGACTGGACAACTTAACAGTCAAACCACAGATGCAAATAACAGTTTATTCACTGCACTACTGCTTTTTTGGTTTGGATACTTCTTTTTTCTGTCCATGtcgtatcatgaggtacccagtaattcccagccctaatccAAATGGAATTTTCCCATATGAATGatctcattttgaaattattttacaaaggTAGAGGTCAATATGATTAATGACTTGCCTCACTCAGACTGATCGATCTTtttggatcgtaggaatataaattgatttatcaatgaagttgatttattgttacacccctaataaaaCGTAtcttgttctatttttatgtattagAAAGATTTTGGTTTATGTTGCTCAACCAACTAACATGTTTTCTGTGAGAGGTGTAATGAGACAGATCTTTGCAGATAGTGGCCACACAAACTATAATGTGCAACGGAAGTCGATAGAGATTGGTGGGGGGTGTCGTTTCTTCAAACCCCATGGTCATACTTGACAAGCATATACTTCACTTCAAGTTTGGTAGACAAATATGTTCTGCTGTTTGGTGGTCAATTGTAAATTTTGCTCAGAGAAACCCTGTTTTCTAGGCACATCAAGTTACCTTTATCATCATGTTGTCACTTACTCAAACTGTTAAGTTTTTGCCCAGTactttccttcagaatctgttgtTGGTCTGAATGTTTGTGATAGGCgaatttcctgtttgtttgctcTCTACAGAAAAGGCTGACCAAGACCCCAACCACCAACTCAATCAGAGACAGGTCATTCAGAAGCAGTTTGTCACATTCAAACCTCAGACTCATCAGTACTCCAGTCCTGTTCTAAGGAAAGGTGTCCTTGGAAACTTTGAGCCCAAGGAACCTGAGCCTCATGGGATCCTCAACGGTCCTGGAGAGGGAGCCAAACCCTTGATCCTGGGCCCAGAGTATAAAGAGTCAGTTCAGGCCTCCATCAAAGAATTCGGCTTCAATATGGTTGCCAGCGATATGATCTCAATGGATCGAACTATCAGTGATCTTCGCAACGACGAGTGAGTTTGCTGCCTCTTTATTTTCCCAAATATATGTTGCTTTCTTAGCCTGCTTTGCGGTCTGCCGTACAGCTTTGGTTTTCACCCACAGTGTCTTTTATACTTCCAGCTCTTTGAACAAAtcatttgctttgtttgtttgacagttttttctCGAGCTTTCAGAAATggattatttcagtttttaagacaTCTCTAGTAAAATTTCCTTTGATACAAAGACTATATTTGGAAATTTTGTcataaaacatttcctttaatgGTATGCCAACACAGTGTGATTCTCAAATTGttacatattgacgcatggacCCTCCGTGTcaaaatttgatgttttgggtgccCCCAACTCTGACCCCAACTCTGAGGAAATCAAGGCTCCACAAGCTCTGGACCGCAAACTGGTACTGGGACGTGGACCGCACTTGCATCCTATCCTTAACCTTAACCAGATCGGTACTGGACATGGAATGGTACCGGGTCCGGACGCGGTACTAGACATGAACCAGGCTTAGGATTAGGGTATAGCATTAGGGGACCGGTACCATCCGCGTCCGGGGTTCACTCCGTGCCTGACAAAACATCCAGACCActgatttaaaggggccataacaTTGATATTCtcaagcctttcagagtgagctctgtggagaaattgagtgttggtgttagactgagAATGGTGCTGGTatagcagactcttcctggagggggcggttcacatcatgtTGACGTCAGCATGataggacccgctcgtttttgtggatatgggaggggctgcgGCTGAGAGCtcaagtttttaaaggattactcttaaatgcatgaacggatcaaaatacttgtttggggttctttatagagaggaatgaacagtataatacactcaAAACCTCAAAAGGTAGAATTTATATGGTATGACACCTCTAATGAgaacagccaacacgtcaaaaagtgacatgttggggacacccaaaatgtcataaagtgacgcggaggggtccttaaccaaacctTAATATGTGACAAGTTTGAAAAGAGAATGATTTGGTGGGTGTGCAGTCATTTAGTGTAAACACAATGACTGCTGACAGGGtgccttaaaaagtcttttaacTGAAATAAGACATTAAAAAGTACTAAACCATCTTAAATTTCATGTGAatatgtcttaattttttttttttaaaacaaagtaaaaaagggTAAAGAAATAGCCAATTAGGGAGCTTTTCCTTTGCTGCTCCAATGTGTAGGGGAAGGGTTGCTCATGCTGTCTCACCCAGACACGTGTCGCCTATTTCTCCGCTGACAAGTGTCCCAAACAACAAACCCACACGGATGGCAGACCGGCTGCAAGCAAAAACGTCCAAAGTGtggctgtattttttttaggcaaaaatctctttttagaagtaaatatttgttctataaaatttattttttaaaaagaactgaTTTGATCTCAGTGAAACATCTGTtcagtctttgtgttttaaaacatttaacatgtcTAGAATTAAGATACTTGGTATGATTAAGagttttttaaagtgcaaatGTAAATCTAAGGAATGACTGACTGATGTGTCCTCTTTAGGTGTAAGTATTGGCACTACGATGACAGACTGCTAACATCCAGTGTGGTGATCGTCTTCCACAATGAGGGCTGGTCCACCCTCATGAGAACTGTCCACAGCGTCATCAAGAGGACTCCCCCACAGTACCTGGCTGAGATTGTTATGATTGATGACTTCAGCAACAAAGGTGGGTTCTGTTTGTTCGTTTTGTTAATGAATGGGATAGAAATCCAAtttggagattaaaaaaatataagctTGAATTGTCAGTCGAATTGAACTAAATATTTCACTATAGATCATTTCAAACATCCCCTTATCCTTATTTTTTCCTCAGAATTTATAATGTaatcaaaaacaggaagttgtttgTGATAGTGactatgaattaaaaatgctCAGCAGGGTttgttttaaagactcactccaatcattttaGAAGAATTGTGAAATTGTTAAATGCAGAAATGACTTTTGTTAGTAAAGGATTCTAGGATTTATATTGTCAAAGGGATACTGTTTTAGTATATTAAAAGCCACAGTTACCTCTGCAAATTTTAGAGATCTCcacatttaaataattgaaatattgTGAAGTGAACTCAACTTAGTTTCTCCCTAAACTGGTTTTCACCTTTTAAGGTATGTAGTAAGTACACAATTAGAACAAGGGAGCCCATCTGTGATTTGCCCACATTTGGTAAACAGAacctcatttttattcattaaactGCATTCATGTTTACGTGAATACATTTacccttgttttttttcttaaggaaatgttaaaagacaacttaaaaaaagagttaatttcctttttaagaTTAGTGTTTGAATCCAacttaaaatgatttttgtatgtttattcTGACAGTTTGTGCGTTTGTTTTCAGTCCATCTGAAAGAGCGTCTGGAAGAGTACATCAAACAATGGAATGGTCTGGTCAAGCTCTTCAGAAATGACAAGAGAGAAGGACTGATACAGGCCAGAAGTATTGGGGCCAAGAAGGCCACTAAAGGACAGGTATGGTTGGAGTCATGACCTTCAGTGGATCTTTCCAGAACCATATCACTCTCATACATTTACTTCTATAAAAACGCGTATTTGGACTCAGcagttttttaagtgttttcctCTGCTTTCTAAAGCAACATACCCCAGTGAGAAGGTAACAGTCCAGCCCATTGCTTCAGTCATGTTCAGGACATAAAGTACCAGGTCTGATGACAAAAGTACAAAGTCCATTAATGATGGTGTCAATGATGCCCAGTGTACTCTTTATGTTCAAACTGTAGCAACCATTAGTATTTCTCCAGGAACtccaaacaaaaccccaaataCTCTAACCTGACATTTAGGTAATAAGTACAAAGTACAGACAACGATGGCCAATGCTAAGGTTGAGAAGAGTTACCCTTCCTTCATTAGGGAATACCAAAGGATCGTGACTTCAATTCGCTTAAGCCCAAATTCAGAAAAGGACAAAGTCCAACTCCTTATGGGAAGAGTCATTTcagagcccagactgagagttAGAGTGACCCAACTGTGTCTAGTCCAGGACCCAACTGTGTCTAGTCCAGGACCCAACTGTGTCTAGTCCAGTGTTTatcaaccctggtcctcaggacacACCGTCCTGCATGTACCCTGCCCAAACACATCTGGTGGCCGTTATTTTACCTTTGCATAGGTTAATGTTGAGCAAAATGTAGTTGTTTAAGCAGGGTAGCATGGAAATCTGATCCACTCTCTACTTCAAATTCAAGCTCTCCAGGTAGCATTTCCATCCCAAAGACTAGCGTTGGTAACTGGGTAATGGAGCACACATGCCTGGTTTCAGTTTGTTCCACAGTGCTCCCACACCCACAATCTCTCCTGCAAGTGGTGACCCATCAATGGGGAATTTGTGACTGCTTTGGGCTAAGTTGGTGTCCGTGCTTAGGTAGACTATTGAAGGCctaatgaggcaaattgaatttgtgatattgggctatataaataaaattgaattgaattgaattgaattgaattgaaggaGATCTTTCCAATCTTACAAGCCCTTTCCTTAAGGCTGGCTTTGAGGTGTTGCAGCCTTAGCCTAGATGATGAATATTGGAAGTAAGATGTTTTaagatgtttcattttctaaatctaCGAATGTCTTTTTAATCATACTTAGTTACCCTTGCCTGTCCTGGAACTGTTtaccatgggagaccctaccctTAAACCCTACTAAAGACCAAAAAGCTCTTGGAATCCTCCACCTTTTCTTGGTGGTCTACTTACTCAGAAAAAGCTGCATGTATATACTCCACCATAGCAGTGTCGTAACTGGCTAGTAAACAAGTTGGTACATTTGGCCCATTATCTTTGTTGTCAAGTCTTCATCATGAAGGACCAGCACAAAGATTGGTTAACGGTGAATGAAACATCAATCTGCTCTCACGGCCCAATCCTTCTTCACTCAAGAACCCTAGCTCATGCAGGAGCTGTCCAACCCCCAACGGGggacaccatttttttttttggataagaGCCAAGACCTCAGATGTGGTAGGGCTTACCCTAATCCTAGCCATTTCACACTCTGCCGCAAACATCCCCAACACATGCTATAGGTTCTGGCTCGATTAAGCCAAAACCAATAAGCAGAACAAATTCTTTGGTCCTCAAACCGGACTCCCTTTAGCTCCTGGTTGGGCTTAAAAATTCTGTACATAGATAGTATGCACAGAGCTGGTAAAAGGGGGCAGCTCTTTTAGAGTCCAACATGCCCTATATAAAGTGGGTTCAACTTACTGCCAGCTACgtgaaccaagctcctgctgcGGTCATACTGAGACCGGGCAGCCTGCAATGGGACTTGTTAATTAGAACAAAATGCCTTTGATGGAGCTGGATTTGATTATGCAGAGAGAACACATCTTTTGTGTCATTTCAGTCATATActgataataatttaaatgtgtattttcacagatgcatgttttgtttattgcaGGTTCTGATTTACTTGGATGCTCACTGTGAGGTTGGAATCAACTGGTATGCTCCCTTGATTGCTCCAATTTCAAAAGACAGGTAAGGTTCATGTGTGTAGCCCAACTTCCGCTTTAACGTTTTCTGTTTGAGAAGGCATGCATATCAAATGCACACttctttatttactttgttAAGAATTTTAGCCACAAAAGACACGTGTAACTTTTTGTAGAGTACTACTCATCAAAATATAAGTCCATTGATGTGTAGATAGTTCCACTGCTCATGTGTGGGTCCACATTGCTCAACTTCTTGGTTTTTCTTTGCACTTGTTTTGACCCATGAATAGGGAAGAGTTTTAATATTGGTATACGAACTTAgccttaaaatgttttctcaaataagATGTAACTAGCTAAGTTGTTTTGGGAGATGTACCTTTGTCTCCTCTGTGGTAGAACTGGTTTGCATTTTGTGGTTTAAGCATCAAATTTGGCATGAATGTGACTCGGGACCCCcctttcagaaaagcacatcATATGTATATTAAAGTGTTCTGTTGGTATCCCTCAACGGAACATGTTCAGGTGGcggttatatttaaaaatggtcgccatcttgaattgtttttctttttatcatggCAAACTGGCTCTTTTGAAAGAGAGGATTCTAAGGTACATCCATGgcaaatttggtgtttttagtaCACAGTGAATGATTTGTCTGAAATGGCAACCTAATCGCCATATGTTTTCACAAAACACAAGATGAagataacattatttttaacattattttttcaattatttagaCTGAGGTGTTTGTTCGTGTTGTTGTATACATTGATGATACTTGTGAAGACAATATCAGATAAACTGCAAAAGTGTTTCCCAGAGACGGGAAATACAACAGTCAACGATAGTGAAACAAAAGAGTTAAAGACATCTCTGTTCTCTGGATCTCTCAAGGAAGTCTGGACATTTTCAAGCTCTCTAAATGTTTGATCTAGTCAAATGCCactgtgttttgtgtttcaggTACAAAGCataccattttttaaaagcttcagaaaattctggactttaaaagttttgcatttttctcgAGGTCCAGACCcatgaaaatgttcaaagtgATTTTGACCAAAACTTCAACAGACTTTCTGAAAGCCTTGTTGACATTGGCTGCCTTTAAgctaaaagcttgtttttattataacagTCTCCAGAGGTTAATTTTGTCATGGTGAAGTACTCCTCTCGATGAGACATTCAGGCAGAAAACTGTATCAAATTTAGGGATTTAGCAGAGTTGTACTGTACTTAAACGGAACGCAGTATTCCCCTGCTCATTCGCGTTTTCACATATTCACAAATTTTTGTAAAGTCACGTTACTCCTCcagttcgtcacaaaaactcagaagtgtttttgatgagtatggatcagtaaCGGAAATTTGTTGGCCACGGGGACGACAAATGGGGACGGGGCGTCCGCCATATTTGCGGATTGGTGGTATTCGTGGATAcctctggtccctaacccccgtgAATAACAGGGGAATACAGCTGGACAGAGAACCCGTTTCTAACTGGATATTTAGGTATActcttagcaaaaagtagtacacttgaattttattttattagttataCTTGAGTTTAGCAAGTAAACTAAATGCTTTGTTTGTGTAGTGTGGCACCAATACCAACTGAATACTTGtttagactaaattggaacattttaagtgtACAATGTAggatataaaaagtaaacttcaattATTCTGCTTCACTTTTAGGATAGATTAAGTATTCTGGTAGTAGACTTAAATAGAGTATTGTTATCTATATTGTTATCTACAAACACAATCTATCACTTTGTAGTTATTCACAGCACCTAAATTTGTgagtactgaaaaaaaaaacataatttagaaGATTATAGTTTTTTCCAAAATGCTGTTAGCTCTAATTGTGGTATTTGTTGCTCAGatgcaaaaaaatcacattagtAAAAAGAACAGTTCCCATAAAGGTGGTCTGTAAATGgataaatgttagaaaaacatAATGCCTTTGTCTTCAAAATAGCAACATTCTCATGACTTTCAATAGTTTCCTTCTTAAGaacaatttataaaaattgtAGAAAAAGATACTTTACATTGTTTATACCACACTAATGCTAAGTTGTTTGTATGCGTCTGTCTTTTGAATGTAGGACAGTGTGTACAGTGCCACTCATAGATTATATAGACGGTAATGTGTACACTATGGAGCCTCAGCAGGGTGGAGATGAGGATGGCCTTGCTCGAGGAGCATGGGACTGGAGCCTCCTCTGGAAGAGAGTTCCTCTCAGCCAGAAAGAGAAATCTAAGAGACAACACACCACCCAGCCCTACCGGTACACGCTGCACAGCTAGCATGGTCAAACTCACCCATGATCTCTTTGTGTCTCCATGTGCCCTCCCCCCATCCCCTCATGTCACTGTCtcgttgtgtgtgtgtgggcttGCCACGTCCATCCCCATGTCTTTGTGTTCCTATGATCTGTGCGCCACCCCACGTCTCCTTCTCCCATGCATGCCCCCACATCCACCCTGTCAGAACGGTGTGCACGGTGCCTTTGATTGACTCCATCCATGGCGAGAAGTATACCATCGAGCCCCAGGGTGGAGGAGACCAGGACGGTTTTGCTAGAGGGGCCTGGGATTGGAGCATGCTCTGGAAGAGAGTTCCTCTGggagacagagagaaaaaactcagaaaaactcaaactgagCCCTATAGGTACAGAGAACTAGTGCTTTGGTTTTGATATGGACAAGGGTAATAAAGATACCTCAGCATTTAGCAGCATATTGTTGACATTATCATTAGCCTAGTACTGTGATGACTATTCCTGTCAAATTGCAAGTtcttaaaaagtatttacagCCTAAGTAATAAACAAAGAAGGTTTTCTTGTGCCacataagtttttttatttatagatatgacacaaaaaatggaaagtttttgtaggaaagattttttttccttgtttatttACATAGAACAATATTTTTCCAGGCTTTCTTAGATATTTTTAACAGCTAGCTTTTAGTAACTCACTTTCAGTCCAGTTTATGTGTCTTACCATTAAAGCTAAATGCTCTCTTAAGTAGTTCTTGATCTTGCTTTAGTTAGCCAGGGTGAAAGAGTTCTAgaacatacaaacaaaaaataagaaattagaCTAAAAGAGTAGACAAGATCTTTGAAAGTGTCTTCAAAGTGTGCCCCTTGGAAgctatatataaatgtatacgTTCACAAAAGGTGTatggaaatactttttaatctaACAGTTGTGTGAGATGCTACATGGTAACTAACAAAAATAATCTAGCTAATCATGAGCAGTGTGCTCCCACTCT from the Oryzias melastigma strain HK-1 linkage group LG1, ASM292280v2, whole genome shotgun sequence genome contains:
- the galnt7 gene encoding N-acetylgalactosaminyltransferase 7 isoform X2, producing MRLKVGFLLRSALVVGTFLGLLLLWSSLSPKNDDESPFGKREESVFGKGDPAGHFKPVVPWPHVEGVEVDLNSIRLKNEKADQDPNHQLNQRQVIQKQFVTFKPQTHQYSSPVLRKGVLGNFEPKEPEPHGILNGPGEGAKPLILGPEYKESVQASIKEFGFNMVASDMISMDRTISDLRNDECKYWHYDDRLLTSSVVIVFHNEGWSTLMRTVHSVIKRTPPQYLAEIVMIDDFSNKVHLKERLEEYIKQWNGLVKLFRNDKREGLIQARSIGAKKATKGQVLIYLDAHCEVGINWYAPLIAPISKDRTVCTVPLIDYIDGNVYTMEPQQGGDEDGLARGAWDWSLLWKRVPLSQKEKSKRQHTTQPYRSPAMAGGLFAIERDYFFELGLYDPGLQIWGGENFEISYKIWQCGGQLLFVPCSRVGHIYRLQGWQGNPPPAHVGSSPTLKNYVRVVEVWWDEYKDFFYASRPETLTLAYGDISDLKRFREEHRCKSFKWFMEEIAYDIPLHYPLPPKNVEWGEIRGLETSYCIDSMGHTNGGNVEIGPCHRMGGNQLFRINEANQLMQYDQCLTRGDNSAVIITHCDRNQYTEWKYFKDLHRFTHMPTGKCLDRSDLLHKVFISDCDTSKTTQKWEMNNIVAV
- the galnt7 gene encoding N-acetylgalactosaminyltransferase 7 isoform X1, producing the protein MRLKVGFLLRSALVVGTFLGLLLLWSSLSPKNDDESPFGKREESVFGKGDPAGHFKPVVPWPHVEGVEVDLNSIRLKNEKADQDPNHQLNQRQVIQKQFVTFKPQTHQYSSPVLRKGVLGNFEPKEPEPHGILNGPGEGAKPLILGPEYKESVQASIKEFGFNMVASDMISMDRTISDLRNDECKYWHYDDRLLTSSVVIVFHNEGWSTLMRTVHSVIKRTPPQYLAEIVMIDDFSNKVHLKERLEEYIKQWNGLVKLFRNDKREGLIQARSIGAKKATKGQVLIYLDAHCEVGINWYAPLIAPISKDRTVCTVPLIDSIHGEKYTIEPQGGGDQDGFARGAWDWSMLWKRVPLGDREKKLRKTQTEPYRSPAMAGGLFAIERDYFFELGLYDPGLQIWGGENFEISYKIWQCGGQLLFVPCSRVGHIYRLQGWQGNPPPAHVGSSPTLKNYVRVVEVWWDEYKDFFYASRPETLTLAYGDISDLKRFREEHRCKSFKWFMEEIAYDIPLHYPLPPKNVEWGEIRGLETSYCIDSMGHTNGGNVEIGPCHRMGGNQLFRINEANQLMQYDQCLTRGDNSAVIITHCDRNQYTEWKYFKDLHRFTHMPTGKCLDRSDLLHKVFISDCDTSKTTQKWEMNNIVAV